Genomic DNA from Cucumis melo cultivar AY chromosome 10, USDA_Cmelo_AY_1.0, whole genome shotgun sequence:
TGCTCATAACCTACTCAAGTGGATTGGCATCAGTTAAAACTCTGAGCTCCTTTCCATTTATGTATAGGCAAATATTAAACTTACACCTTGGTTTGAATCTCATATATGGTATTTTTTGTGGCAGACTTTCTCAAATACTGTTGAAGAGAAGGCAAAGTGGATTTTCAACAAGCTAAAAGGTGATCTCTTTGCACATTCTCTTCTTATATATATTAGAATAGCTACATATTCAATGCTGGGTTGATGGACAATGTTGCTGTAATATCCTGTTGCATTCTGTGGGAAGTCCAGACTTTTCCGTTCGAATGAGTTATTACCTTTCCTTTTTCTGCATATCTGTGTTGTTCTTATCACATCAAACTTTCACTCTCTTATGTTAGATGATATGATATTAACTTTAGAGTTCATTGGTGATTTAACATGGTATCAAAGTAGGAGGTTTTGGAGGTTTTGTATTCAaatatgtgtaatgttattttttatttctacttGTTGAGTCTTCTACGTATTTCAAATCTCCAAGTGAGTAAAGTACAAAATGTTGGATGATATTACATTAAATTTATCTTCACCCATGGGCTTAAACTTTAGGTCAAGCCTGTGTTAAGTTGTTAGAGATTTACATACGCATATTATCGAAGAAAATCACAACCCAGAGTATTCAACAAATCTTTTTCCTCCCACAGGAAAACCATTGAAGAGCTTGCCGGATTTACTTCGCGAGTACAACTTACCGCCCGGCCTCTTTCCTCAGAACATGACCTGCTACGAATTTGATGAATCAAAGTCCAAGCTGATTGTATACTTACCATCCGCTTGTGAGATTAGTTTCAAGGATTCCTCTGTAGTCAGATATGCAACACGGGTGAAAGGAACTCTTCAGAGAGGAAAGCTTACAAACATCGAAGGAATGAAGACAAAAGTCCTAGTGTGGGTGAAGGTGACAAGTGTGTCAGTTGAGGGCTACAAATCTGATAAGGTCTGGTTCACAGCAGGAGTGAAGAAATCGAGATCAAAAGATGCATATGAAAAGCCCCATGACGCCATTAGGGTAGGCGAATTCTAATATTCAAACTATGGCACATTGTTAGATAACATTAAGGAAGCAGGTAAATGAATCCTGTAATCACATCAGCTGCATTGTTCCATTTGCATTGTCGAAATATAGAAATCTGAATGTGTTGTCCCCTTTATAGATATTGTTTTGACGAGTTTTGTAGATtctctgttttctttttctggtCCAATGTTAAGTTCTCTCACGGAGGAGTGACAGAACCACATGTAACTATAAAATTTCGATCTTTCCAACTTTAGCTAAGCAGAACTTTCTAGATTATGAAGAGACTAGTTGGGGGGTACAATAGTtgataatttattgttttttttagagATAAACAGGATTTGTGGTTTATTTTTGGGTTCCTTCTATTTCTTGTAAAAGTTAAATAATATGTATGGTTAAAGTTGGTGAGAATAAACCAAAATTTCGTATCTTTATGCTTTGCATAAAGTCCTGGAAGCATTGGGAAGTATGAGAAAGAAATTGTGTTGCctcttttttaataaattattcgTTAATCCTTTGAAAGTTTTTATTTGTGAAAGAACAAAAACGAACGTTTTTAAACAGAAAATATCAGTTTAATATTACATCCTTTCCCATCAAAAAGCAGAAAAGACAACAGATTATTTAACATTATCTTTTTACTTCTGTTCAACAAAGTGGACAGCGATATAACATCGCATTTCGCTTTATGTTTGATTCTGATATTTTTGCCATCTACTAGATGCAACAtggtttaattatttttttcattttttttaagctTTATGAGTTTTAATTAGTAGATAAATCCCATAATTGTTGtatgaaaaaaacaaaatacatTTAATTGATCAAAAGGTAATTCGAATCTCTTCATCTCTCCAAGTATAATATTTCCACCTTCAAATACACACTTTTGTTTAATCGGATATTTATTGAAAAATGGTAGGTTTAATATCCTAAAATTAACAATAATTAGGCAAAACATAACCTCCCATCTCTAGGATGTAAGGACATGCCAATTAACGAACGAATATTAAGCGGTTCATCTTCTTAAACAAAAAATATGAATTTGAATACTACACTCGATTAAACATTAAATAAGacttataattttttcaattaaatacCTCCACTTTCATAGGCAAATTAATTTATTGACGaagtttaatatattttatgaaaattcaaTGTCCAAACTGAGAAATTgacaaaatttatattttctttaagaaaagtTACCCATTTACACGTCATTGAGTAGACGGCGTCGTTTAATTCGATATTGGTACCGAGCTACGGGCATAGAACGTCGTCGTTTGGGTTCCATGTAGATGTACGACCGTTGCTCGGCGCCAGACCTCGATAAAATGGTCCCCAGTTCACTCGAGGAAGATAAAGAGAGCGAAAGGGCGGGAGAACGAATGGAGGTAAAAGAAAACCAAACTTGAAAATGGCGATTCCTGCAGATCCAAGGGCTTTTGCAACACTAGGTTCTTGCTATCCACGGCGTTCTCCGGCGTCCCTTCATCCTCGTAAGGTCTGAAAAATCGATTCTCTTAAGTTCCACTTATTTAATACTGAACTTCCTTATCTTCATTTTAATCTTCATTTGATTTTGTTGGTTTTTGTCAAATGCATGGAAAAGACATAGATGTTCCAAAGAAGGAACTAGGTTTTTTGTTAGCCTTGCAATTGGCCTTTTAATTGATATCGAACGTGTATGTTTGCTAGTTATTACTCTCTGGAATTTGATTTTGTTGTTTGCCTTTCCTCCATTTCTGTTTTTGGATCGGTACCTTTCAGCTATATCTTATCGAGATCGCAGTTTCT
This window encodes:
- the LOC103489164 gene encoding uncharacterized protein At5g01610-like isoform X2, giving the protein MISMTLDANTGKADYIWMLITYSSGLASTFSNTVEEKAKWIFNKLKGKPLKSLPDLLREYNLPPGLFPQNMTCYEFDESKSKLIVYLPSACEISFKDSSVVRYATRVKGTLQRGKLTNIEGMKTKVLVWVKVTSVSVEGYKSDKVWFTAGVKKSRSKDAYEKPHDAIRVGEF
- the LOC103489164 gene encoding uncharacterized protein At5g01610-like isoform X1, encoding MEKALTKVGSLKVGSLWISKKAKEELANITDDFNTFSNTVEEKAKWIFNKLKGKPLKSLPDLLREYNLPPGLFPQNMTCYEFDESKSKLIVYLPSACEISFKDSSVVRYATRVKGTLQRGKLTNIEGMKTKVLVWVKVTSVSVEGYKSDKVWFTAGVKKSRSKDAYEKPHDAIRVGEF